The nucleotide sequence ACCAGTTGAATGGTGTCCTGGGTATCGGCGGAGCTGGGAAACTCGTACTGATGCTCGACTCGGTTTCTCCGGTCGACCGCTCGGGCAAGAGCGTCGGCGGCGAGTTGGTCAAAGATCCCTCGACGAACTAAGAGCGCTGCCTTCGACTCAGCATCTCGAGGCGCATCGCTGCAGAACGCGAAGCCGTCGCGGCGAAGATATTGATCAACCAAGTTAGACAGTCCCCGTCTCGCATTCATTAGCGCAGAGACAAGAAACCGCGCCTTGTCTTTCCCGTCAGGCAGTGCGGCGGCCGCGTTAACATCCAGAATGGCCCACTCAACAAAGACAGAGAAGTCGCACCCCTGCGGCTCCATGAAGGTTGTTGTCCGAGAAAACTGGTCGGCTGAGTTTGATTCCACCGCCGTGAGCGCATCGGCTGGGTCGAGGACCTCAATAGTGGTGCGAGGGGCCGCGTGTGCAGGGGCCATGGTTGATATGCCGCTTAACGGACCTGGAGCTGAGCGTCACGGCACCATGCCGAACCGGAGAAGCCGGACGCCCGCTCGTGCGACTGGAAACGTCGTGTCACCATCATGCTGTAGAGGGTAACATCACGTTAACTGAGCGGCGCTGCAAGCCGAAGCGGACCGGGCTCCGCTCGCGTTGCCCGCAGCGAGAAGATGCTATCGTAATGTGCTAGCATCGAACCGTGAACGCGAGGCATCGGAAGACGCTCGCGGCAATCTTCGCGCGGCCGACGTTGGCTTCGATTCCCTTCGTGGACATCGAGGCGTTGTTCATTGCTCTGGGTGGGTCCGTCGAAGAGCGCGCGGGATCGCCGGTGAAAGTCGAGCTTGCTGGAGAGACATGGCGCTGCCACCGGCCGCACCCGGGCAAGGAAGCGGAGCGCTATCAGGTCGAGGAGGCGCGGGAGTTGCTGGAGAGAGCGGGGGTGCATCCATGAACACGATGACGCACAAGGGTTACCTGGCGCGGGTCGAACTTGACGACCGGGACAACATCTTCGTCGGGCGCATCCTCGGCGTGCGCAGCATCATCAGTTTCCACGGTGAGACCGTCGCCAAGCTGCGCTCCGAGTTCAGGAAGGCCGTCGAGGACTATCTGGCCGAGTGCGCGGAGGCGGGGATCAAGCCGGAGAAGCCGGCTTCGGGGAAGCTCCTGCTGCGGGTGCCGCCCGAAGTCCACGGGCGGGCTCTCGTCGTCGCCCAGGCGGCGGGGAAGAGCCTGAACCAGTGGGCGACCGAGGTCCTGCAGCGCGCTGTGAAGGCCGGCGGCTGACCGCGTCATGGCGCCTTCAGGAGAAGCGATGACAGGCCAGGCTCTCGGCGCCGCGGTGATCTCCGGCGCGGGCTCCGGCATCGGCCGGGCGGCGGCCCTGGCGCTCGCGCAGCGCGGGCATCCGCTGGTCCTCCTCGGCCGCAGTGCCGGGCCGATCGACGCGACGCTTCGCGTCGCGGGCGGTAAAGGGATCGCGGTGGTCGCTGATGTGCGGGATGCCGGCGCGGTGCAGGCGG is from Thermoanaerobaculia bacterium and encodes:
- a CDS encoding type II toxin-antitoxin system HicA family toxin produces the protein MNARHRKTLAAIFARPTLASIPFVDIEALFIALGGSVEERAGSPVKVELAGETWRCHRPHPGKEAERYQVEEARELLERAGVHP
- a CDS encoding type II toxin-antitoxin system HicB family antitoxin — its product is MNTMTHKGYLARVELDDRDNIFVGRILGVRSIISFHGETVAKLRSEFRKAVEDYLAECAEAGIKPEKPASGKLLLRVPPEVHGRALVVAQAAGKSLNQWATEVLQRAVKAGG